TCGTTCACCACGTCGATCATTTCGAGGTCCGGATAATGCTTCTTGACAGCATCCATCCAGTTCGTGATGGCCGTCTTGGTATCGGCCGCGCTAAGACCGTTCAACCAGTTGGGGTACTGGGAACCCCACACCAGGGCGTGGAACTTGAAGTGACCACCATTGTTCTTAGCCCAGTTATAGGCAGCATCGCAACCACTCCAGTTGTAGCTGCCACGGGAGCCTTCGATAGAGGCCCACTTACATTCGTTTTCGGCCGTAATCTGGTTCCACAATTGCGTAAAGTCGCTGCGGACCTGGCCACGAGTTGTAATGTTACCGACGAACTTCGCTGCACCATCGGCCAAGCCGGGTCCCGCGAAGGAGAAAGTTGTTGCTGCAAGAGCAACAGCAGCAACTTTCGTTGCTGTAGAGATTATCTTTTTCATATCCACACATCCTTTTTGATGGTTTTTCATCCCAAAAACCATTATTAATATATCCCCTAAAAAGGGCGTTTTTTCACGGAAAAAGGGGATTGTCATGGACAATATGTCCATAAAAGCGTAAACAAAAGGAAACAAGTCCCGGAACATTCGCCCCGGGACCCGTTGTTTGGTGTATTGAGTTTTGAAATTTACCTAGAAATTCTCACAGACTGCATTTTTCCGGTCCAGCGGTTACGCAGGTAGTAGATACCGGAAGCCTTGATGTCGCCCGTGTTCTGGAGAATTTCGGCAGCGCCTTCGAAACCGTAGGCCGAGAGCACGCCCAAGTTCACGCCGTGCGCATCGAACACGAAGTAGTCCTGCAGGCCGTTTTCATCGATCTGGATGCTCGGCTGGACAAACATCGGATCATCTTCAATTTCAATCGGTTCGGGGTCGGTAGCATCTTTACCCTTCACGAAGGTGAAATAGTCGATGTCGAACCAGGAGCCAGTCACCGTCATGCGGAGGATATGCGTGCCGGCCGTGAGGGACACGTTAGCCTTGACCTTGTTGTAGTCGTCGTAGTTTTCTTCGCCGGACTTTGCTGCAGGAACAGTAATCACGTTGGTGAGTTCCTTGCCGTCGAGAGAAAGCTGGAAGCTGGAAGTCGAACCTGCGGCAGCCACGGCTGCGAACATGGTGTAGTCGCCCGCTTCTTTTACGTTCACGGTGTATTCGAGCCAATCGCCTTCGCTGTTGTAGCCCACGATGACGCCGGTCGCCTTCTTGTAGAGGTCGACACCTGTCGTGTCCTTGCGGTAATCCTTCACGTCGCCGTGATTTTCGATATCGCTTTCGCTGTAAGAAACGTTACTCACGCCATTGGTTTCGCCGACACCGGAAATATCAAAGTCTTCGGCTTCGATTTTGCCCGGGATGTCGAATGCAGAGCCCTTGAACAACTTGCGCGGCACAGGTTCGACCGGAGTGAGCACACCCGTCTTGAGGCCAGTCGTGTTCACGCCCTTGTTGCTCTTGAGGTACTCCCTCATCCACTTCAAAGCGGCGCGGTCCTGGCCATTCTTGACAATGCCGGAGCAGCCACTCGCAGTGCCGTTACAGTCGAGCCAAGTGCGACCATAAATGTAGCCCCAAATGGTAATGCCGGCAATGTGTTCGTTTTCCATGAAGTGAGAAATCTGTTCGGAGTAGCACTGCTTCTGGATATTGTCATCGGTTGTCGCGATGTCGTATTCGCTGATGAACATCGGGGTCTGGGTCTTGTCCCAAATTTCCTTGGTAATGCTCTTGAGCGTATTGATGTTCAAGCAAACGCCGCCGCCACCGGTACCGCCCTGGCCACCGCCCTGGCTCATCATGTCGTGGGCCTGCAAGCCGTAGGCGTCAACCGGAGCACCGTTTTTCTTGATGGTCTGGATAAGCTGAATGCCCTGATCCTTGTTCCACTGGACGGTGTTGTAGTCATTATAAATGAGGATAGCCTTCGGCCAACGTTCGCGCGCCATTTTGAAGGCCGTCGTTACGAACTGGTAATTGCCACCATTATCGCCACCGAGTGCCGGAATGATGTTGTTGTTCTTGCCATAAGGAGAATGATAGCTGTTGTTGCCCGTGCGGATAGCTTCGTTCACCACGTCGATCATTTCGAGATCGGGGTAATGTTCCTTGACCGCATCGAACCAAGCGGTAATCGCCTTCTTCGTTTCGTCTGTGCTAAGGCCATTGAGCCAGTTCGGATACTGGGAGCCCCACACCAAAGCGTGGAACTTGAAGTGACCCCCGTTCTGCTTTGCCCAGTTATAGGCAGCATCGCAGGCACCCCAGTTGTAACGGCCACGAGTACCTTCGACGGAACCCCACTTACAGCCGTTTTCGGCCGTAGCCTGGTTCCAGAGCGCAGTAAAGTCTGAGCCGACACTATTACTCTGGGTAATGTTACCAATGAACTTGGCTGCGCCATCGGCAAGGCCGGGGCCAGCGAACGACGGAACGGCACAAGAAAGTGCGACCGCCAAAGCAGAGAAAGAAAGTTTCTGTTTCATGAAACCACATCCTTTTTTAAAGTTACACCATGCTCCTATAAAATTATCTCGGCAAAGGCGGAATCGCTCACGGTCTTCAAGGATTTCCATTGATAAAATATCCATAATAATGTAAAGAGCAAGAAACGAGCCCCGCAGCATTCGCCGCGAGGCCCGTTGTTCGGTTTATCTTTTCAAGAGAGAAATTAAGAGTGAAATAGAGCCGAGCGGCCTTATTTCGTTATTTTCACGGACTGCATTTGGCCGGTGGTACGGCTACGCAAGTAGTACACGCCAGAAGTCTTGACGGCGCCGGAATTCTGGAGAATTTCCTTGGCGGCATCGAAACCATAGGCCGAAAGCACGCCCATGCGCACGCCCTGCATGTCGAACACATAGTAGTCCTGCAAGGTATTGTTGTCGAGCTGGATGCTCGGCTGCACAAACTGCGGATCGGCATTGGCGCCCTTCAGGAATTCAATGTAGTCGATATCGAAATACTGCGTGGTCACATCCAGGCGGAGAATATGCTTGCCGGCCGGAAGGGTCACATTAGCCTTTGCAGTGGTATAGTCGTCAAAGCTTGTGCCGGAAACCGAGAGTTCACCCACGGACTTGCCGTCGACAGAGAGGGTGAAGGCGGCAGAACCATTGGCAGCGACAGAAGCGATTGCGGTATATTCGCCCGCTTCGTCAATATTGACTGTATATTCGTACCAGTCGCCATTGGTATTGTAGCCCACAATGTTGCCCGTTGCCTTCTTGTAGATGTCGACATCAGGTGCGTCGGTCTTACGGTAGTCGGAATCGCCGTGGTTTTCGGGATCGCCATCGTTGTAAGACACATTGCTTACGCCGTCGGTTTCGCCGACACCGGTAACATCGAAGTCTTCGGCTTCAATCTTGCCCGGAATAGCAAGATCCTTGAACGCCTTGCGCGGTACCGGTTCAGGCGGGGTGTAAGGTTCTGCATTGTTAAGGCCCGTTTCATTCTTGCCGTCGGCAAGGTGGTTCTTGAAGTAGTCCTTGAGCCAGGTCATGGCCGGACGGTCAGAACCATTCTTGATAATGCCGGAGTTTCCGTTCGTGGTCCAAGTAGCGCCATAGACATAGCCCCAAAGGGTAATGCCTGCGACCTGCTTGGATTCCCAGAAGGCCGGAATCTGTTCGGAATAGCGCTGCTTTTGCTGACTGTCGTTGTCGGTACCGATATCGTATTCGGTAATGTACAAGGGCATCGGTTCGCCCTTCGCATTCTTGACACTCGTCTGAATTTTGTTCAAGGCGCTCTTGAAGTCATTTACGTTCATGTCGGTCAGGTCATGCGCCTGCTGGCCGTATGCATCGACCGGGGCACCCTGCTTCACGAGCTTGTTCACGAGGTCGATACCTTCGTTGATCTGCCAGCGGAACGTGTTATAGTCGTTATAGATAAGGACTGCCTTCGGCCAGCGTTCGCGCGCCATCTTGAACGCCGTGGCCACGAATTCGTAGTTGCCGTTGTCGCCGCCGAGAGCCGGGATAATGTTGTTGTTCTTGCCGTAGCCGGAATGGTAGCCGCCGCCCGATTTAATGGCTTCGTTCACCACGTCGATCATTTCGAGGTCGGGATAATGTTCGGCCACCGCGTCGAACCAGGCGGTAATCGCCTTCTTGGTTTCTTCGGTGCTCAGGCCGTTGAGCCAGTTGGGGTACTGGGAGCCCCACACCAGGGCGTGGAACTTGAAATGTCCGTTATTCTTTTTTGCCCAGTTGTAACAGGCATCGCAACCGGACCAATTGTAACGGCCGCGGGTTCCTTCGATAGAGGCCCACTTACATTCGTTTTCGGCGGTAATCTGGTTCCAGTAGGTACCAAAATCGCTTTGAACTTGGCCGCGGGTAGTAATGTTACCCAGGAATTTGGCACCACCTTCTGCAAGCGGAGCCGCCTGAGCCATGGTTGCAAACGAAGCAGCCAAGGCAATCGTAGAGAGAATAGTCTTCTTCATGAACCAACATCCTTTTTAAGGTGTAACAGCCAATGATAAATCTACCGCGAAAAAGGCCCAAAAGCCCCCCCTTGGGCAAACAGTTCCATTGACAAAACATCCAAGGGCAGGTAAACATTGAAAAACAAAGTCGTTTTAAAACGCTTTTTACACGGAAATGTGTAAGATTTATTCGTGGTTTCGCAAACTTTACGTAAAATATATTGCATTTCAGCAATAAATGTGTAAATTTATTATGGAGTGAAAACAAAAGGGTATCATAAAAAAGGAGTATTTATGCGTAACCCCAAATTCGCAAGTATCGCTAGCCTGGCACTGTTCGGCTTGTTCAGCAGTCAGGCTTTTGCCTGGAGCATTGACGGCGTGGTCAAATCCAAGGTTTCCGGCCGTTTGCTCGGCGGTGTAAAAATCAACACATTCAACTTCGGCGGCTATGAAACCACTAGCGCCGAAGATGGCACATTCCGCCTCAGCAGCGATGACAACACGGGCATTGTCGCCAACGCCTACACCGCAAATGTCGCCCTCCACATGGAAGGCAACATGCTCACCATTTATAACGCTGACGCACGTTCTCTCAGCGTGTCCGTGATCAACTCCCTTGGCAAGGTTCTCAAGAAGAACAACATCGAAAACGTCCAGGGTATCGTCTCCCTCGACTTGGGCAAGCTTGCGAAAGGCGCGAAGTTTATCCGCGTCAGCGCAGACAACCGTAACAGCACCTTCATGCTGACCGACAAGGGTGCAGTCAAGGCTCTCAAGAAAGAAGGCGACCTGCTGCCGATGCTCCAGTTCGCGCTGGATGGTTATGCCAACTTTGTCTACCAAATGCAGAGCGAAACCGAGACCGGCGTGACCATCGAAATGGTAAGGCCCTCTGCCGACGCTTCTTCCAGCTCTGAAGCTATTG
The Fibrobacter sp. UWB5 DNA segment above includes these coding regions:
- a CDS encoding endo-1,4-beta-xylanase; translated protein: MKQKLSFSALAVALSCAVPSFAGPGLADGAAKFIGNITQSNSVGSDFTALWNQATAENGCKWGSVEGTRGRYNWGACDAAYNWAKQNGGHFKFHALVWGSQYPNWLNGLSTDETKKAITAWFDAVKEHYPDLEMIDVVNEAIRTGNNSYHSPYGKNNNIIPALGGDNGGNYQFVTTAFKMARERWPKAILIYNDYNTVQWNKDQGIQLIQTIKKNGAPVDAYGLQAHDMMSQGGGQGGTGGGGVCLNINTLKSITKEIWDKTQTPMFISEYDIATTDDNIQKQCYSEQISHFMENEHIAGITIWGYIYGRTWLDCNGTASGCSGIVKNGQDRAALKWMREYLKSNKGVNTTGLKTGVLTPVEPVPRKLFKGSAFDIPGKIEAEDFDISGVGETNGVSNVSYSESDIENHGDVKDYRKDTTGVDLYKKATGVIVGYNSEGDWLEYTVNVKEAGDYTMFAAVAAAGSTSSFQLSLDGKELTNVITVPAAKSGEENYDDYNKVKANVSLTAGTHILRMTVTGSWFDIDYFTFVKGKDATDPEPIEIEDDPMFVQPSIQIDENGLQDYFVFDAHGVNLGVLSAYGFEGAAEILQNTGDIKASGIYYLRNRWTGKMQSVRISR
- a CDS encoding endo-1,4-beta-xylanase, coding for MKKTILSTIALAASFATMAQAAPLAEGGAKFLGNITTRGQVQSDFGTYWNQITAENECKWASIEGTRGRYNWSGCDACYNWAKKNNGHFKFHALVWGSQYPNWLNGLSTEETKKAITAWFDAVAEHYPDLEMIDVVNEAIKSGGGYHSGYGKNNNIIPALGGDNGNYEFVATAFKMARERWPKAVLIYNDYNTFRWQINEGIDLVNKLVKQGAPVDAYGQQAHDLTDMNVNDFKSALNKIQTSVKNAKGEPMPLYITEYDIGTDNDSQQKQRYSEQIPAFWESKQVAGITLWGYVYGATWTTNGNSGIIKNGSDRPAMTWLKDYFKNHLADGKNETGLNNAEPYTPPEPVPRKAFKDLAIPGKIEAEDFDVTGVGETDGVSNVSYNDGDPENHGDSDYRKTDAPDVDIYKKATGNIVGYNTNGDWYEYTVNIDEAGEYTAIASVAANGSAAFTLSVDGKSVGELSVSGTSFDDYTTAKANVTLPAGKHILRLDVTTQYFDIDYIEFLKGANADPQFVQPSIQLDNNTLQDYYVFDMQGVRMGVLSAYGFDAAKEILQNSGAVKTSGVYYLRSRTTGQMQSVKITK